In Pyrus communis chromosome 15, drPyrComm1.1, whole genome shotgun sequence, the genomic stretch GAACCAGCGTGTGGCATTAGCTTGTGATGATGGCTGTGTGCGGATATACACCATTACCAACACAGATGAGTTTGTATACACTAAATCATTGCCTAGGGTCAGTGGTGAGATATCTACCCTTTTTGTTATTCTAGCTCTTggagttttgtttttcttccttatttttctctttcataAGTTTCAATTTTGATGTTTTTGTGATGTTCTATATTTCAGGACGTGTCTTGAGTGTGACATGGAGTCCTGATGCTAAATTTATATATTCGGGGAGTAGTGATGGGTATGTTTGAACATTTACAGCAACTGTACTTGTTGTGAACTTCTATGAATTATTACGAGTTATACTAGTGTCATTTCTATgcatttgatgatttttttttcgttgGGCAGGATTATAAGATGCTGGGATGCTAAATTGGGCCATGAAATTTATAGGATTACGGTTGGGCTTGGAGGTTTGGGTAGTGGACCTGAACTTTGCGTTTGGTCGTTACTTTCTCTGAGGTAAAAATGAGGcacatatttattattttctgcTGCTTCAAATTGATTTTTCAGTTTGTCGCATCTATTGGTGTTTATTAGCTGCTGAACTACCTTTTTGAAAATCAAGTTCTTTCTTTACACCAGGTGTGGGAACCTTGTAAGTGCAGACAGTACTGGCAGTGTTCAGTTTTGGGACAGTCAGCATGGAACTCTATTGCAGGCACATTCGAACCACAAAGGTGATGTAAATGCTCTGGCAGCAGTTCCCAGCCATAATAGGGTGTTTTCTGCTGGTTCCGATGGTCAGGTACATGATTCATCTTGGAGAGAAAAATCGTTGGTAGTTCTGGATTGTTATTCTGTTAATTGTTTTAGGAAATAAGAATTTGATATCTGCCTCCAGAATATGAGGAAATTTTAACTCACTTCAGTTGTAGCAACAGACTAATAGTTTAGCATAACAATAAACAATACACCAGGACATAACCAGCCAGTGCATTATTTTTATAATGCATtcatttcttgttcttttgcTGTGCATTATGTGGACCCTGTATCTTATGCTGCATACAGTTCCGTTAGAATGTTTTATGCCATAATTGGATATTGTCCATTCATCTCTTATTGTATTGAAGTGAAATTCTTGGCGGTGGTTATTAACTAATGAGTAGTAACAAGAACagtttattattttctctaGCATCTTGAACTAATTGAATAAATTGGAGGGAAATTAGGGACATCAAATTTACTTATGAAATGATAGGTATATATTCCTGCTAATAATTCTTTATATTTGAAATTCACTTTTTTCCTATGGTTTTGAATTTGCTATTTTTATCAAGGAGCATGCACTTGTTGAACTTGCTGATCGGCTACCATAATCTCAAATGGTCCAATATCTTCTTTTGGCAGGTTATTCTTTATAAGCTCTCTAGTGCGACAGTGGGATCTAGTGATGACAAGTCTTCTTCTGAGGTGACAAAGAAATGGATCTATGTTGGTCGTGTAAAAGCTCATACACATGATGTTAGGGCTTTGACAGTGGCTGTACCGATCAGCAGAGAAGGTTTGCCCATATATTATGATTGATTTAatatttttccttgtttttgctGTTATTTAATCTTTCCATTTTCACACATAAAAAGATTCATcagtttatgcttgtttgtgtTCAAATGGATCTATGTTTATTTACGCCCCTTGTTACGTCTTAACTATTTTCCAATTCTTAAATTGAGTCATTCTCTAATTTGCAGATCCCTTGCCAGATGAAGGTATAAAAATACACCGTAAAGAACGTCGTAAGATAACGCCTAATAATATTAATGAGTTCAGTTATCGTAAATGGGCACACTTGGGTGTTCCCATGCTTATCTCTGCTGGTGATGACACAAAGCTAATCGCTTATCCTGTTAAGGAGTTCACACAGTTTAAACCCCATGATATCTGCCCTGCGCCTCAAAGACTACCAATTCAACTGGTGCTTAATAGAACATCCAAAGAATCATTGCTTCTTGTACAAGCTTCTAGTTGGGTGGATATCCTGCTTGTACGTACACAAAGTGGCACCTTTTCTAAGATGGCTCCTGTCTCCAAATGGGGCCAAGCCTCAACAGATCTTTTGGTTCGAGTCAAGAGTAAGGCATCTCGGAAGATCATTTGCAGCGCAATTTCTAATACGGGGGTGCTTTTTGCTTATTCTGACCATGTGAAACCTAGCCtatatgaattgaagaagaataaaGTTGGCAAAAGTGCACTGACTGTTAATAAAAGACAACTTCCACAGAAACTACCATTTGCCCATTCCATGGTTTTTAGTTCTGATTCTTCTCGCTTAATGATAGCAGGGCATGATAGAAGAATATATGTAAGCTGTCTCCTTCTTGTTGCTCTATTTTATCTATTGTTAATTtgttacaaagaaaaaaacttttTGGGGTTTGACTTATGTTATTTTAGAAGGTTCCGCATGCATTTCTTCAGCCCTTGATTTGGCAATAACTTTGTGGATAATCATACTTTCTCACTCACACAGAGAGGTTACCTTTTTGAAATTAGTTCTTGATAATCCTACTTTCGCTGCTAAAAAAGGTACTCTGTTTTTAGGGAGTCTTAATGCTTGTGCCTTTGAAGCAAATTCATCAGGCCGTTTAGCACTTAGGTGAGGCTAAAAGCAATGCTAAAGAGCTTGATCATTCTGACTCTTTGAGACATGATTGGACAGTTTAACCTGTAAAAAACATTGATTCGATAGTGGCAAAACCTGTGTATTCGTTAATGTTATATGGCTTCCATTTCTTGACTTACCTCTTATGCTGTAGGTTGTGGATGTGAGCAGAGAAGAACTAGTGCACAGGTTCACCCCTTGTCGCGATTTGCAGGATCAAGAATTACCACCTAGTGAGCCGCCCATAACAAAACTGTTCACCAGTTCTGATGGGCAGTGGCTGGCTGCCATCAATTGCTTTGGAgatatttatgtatttaatcTCGAGGTACAAAGGTATGAAACTATACTAGATGTATCTTTTGCTGGCCGGTACCTAACATTGATAATAGTTTTCGTTTTGATATTTTAATAGGACCCGGACCAATTTTCTATCCTAACTCTTTGTTTATATTGTTAAAACAGGCAGCACTGGTTCATTTCAAGACTAAATGGTGCCTCTGTGACAGCTGGCGGTTTTTCCCCGCGAAACAACAATGTGCTTGTAATCACAACCTCTTCAAATCATGTATATGCGTTGGATGTTGAGGAGAGAGAACTGGGAAACTGGTCGAGGCAGCATACATATTGTCTGCCGAAGAAATTCCAAGAATTTCCAGGCGAAGTTATCGGGCTCTCTTTCCCACCCtccacaagttcatcttctgtTATCGTTTACAGTGCCAGGTGCGCTCCTTTTTCCTTGTGTCTGGATGAGGTGTGATTTGTGCATATGTTATAGAGCTCAAAACCTTGGAAGTTGCTAAATGTGAAACAAAAGTAAAATGAGAATCCCTTGTCATTAGATTTGATGTTGCCAGGGTATTTACAACAAACGGCCGTTTTCATTCTTGCAATTCAATTCTGAAGGTTCATGTAGGAATAGTGCAGCTTAAAATAGATTTTGGGGGATATCTGTGTTTATGTGTTGTAACTAATTTCAGGGTTTTCTATACTTTAGGGCAATGTGCTGGATTGATTTCGGGAAGCCCATTGATCCAGATGATGAAAGTAGTGGCATGCCAAATGGTCAGAATCCGACATCGTTGAATTTGCAAAGTAGTAATTCCATTAAGAAGATTCTAAAACGTAAATTGACAGACAGTGAAACGGAGAGTAGACTCACGGCTATGaagaattttgattttatttggtTCCCAAGTCCAGCTTTATTTTTAGGTCATCTTTCGAATAGTTCTCTGTTGATGATAGACAAACCGTGGATGGAAGTGGTTAAATCTTTGGATTCTGCACCCGTACACAAACATGTTTACGGGACATAATGTCATGGAGGGTTTAGCCTtcgagagagagtgagagagagatcaaATGTGGCAATCGATCTCTTTTACACGTTGCCATcgtgtattttttttctctttggttACGGGGGGCTAAAGCGTGTTGTGTAATTGTACTCATCAAAATTTTGTTCTTGTTAACCAGTTTAATGAAGTTTGTCTTACAATTCTTTTAGATTCCTGCATTTTATGTGTACGTCCGTTGATTCCTTGTAGGCTTGTTAACAGTATGATTCCCTATCTAACAGTGAGATGTTGTGATGCTATACGAAATTTGGCTTTCCGGCCGAGTTTGGATTTCTGAGTTTTACCGTTCTGGCGAGGTCCATTTATGTAAATGTTGAGATTAGATGTCAATATTTGCTCTTTATGTTATATGGGGTAGGGAATAGTTCAATTTTGCTCTCCAATTCCATCGAGCTCAAAGGAGATCTTCTAACCTCTTTGACAAtgcgaaaaagaaaaattacataagctGTTTTTCTGTGGCGGTTGGTGAGGCTACGTCGGCAAAGTTTGGTTTTTCCAGCAAAGTTTTTCGGTTGGTGTTTCCGGTGAAGTTGTACGGTTCAGATCGCCTGTTACGGGAACCAGAAACAAGGGGATGGGACCTGAAGGAGGGGGTGGGTGGAGTGCTTTGTGTTGGTCGGACAGCCACGCCACCAATCGTCCCTACCCAAGAATTTCTGTAGTTGGAATTTAATGAGGCATTATGCCTTGAGAGTACAATCAGAAATTTAGGACAGGGAATCCAACATTTCCGCCGGTCACATATCTTGACATTGGTGTTAACAAGGGAATGTTATCAGCCTTCTTATTTGGACCTTTTCGAGTTCTcgactaattttttattttataatgttgcaCAATGAATGAAAGtgtctattttgtagtttaccTTTAAAAATCAACTATGTGAatgtataataaaataaaaacattaaacCGTTCAATTAATGTTGTTAAAATTTATGTTTGATTGAATAATATAGTTCATCTATTTATTATACAGTTGTTAGATAATTAAATGATTTCGGATATGGTGGAATTTTTTACAAAGTTAATCTTTAAATAGtttactagaaaataaaagcTTATATAACATGCTAGGATAAAAAATAGCATAAAAGAATCGTTttccaataaaaattaaaaagaaatgttAATGAGATTCTACTCTTTATGGACTTTTTATCACCTCATATCtttggcacaatattttataatgttggcacatGAATTAACGTCAAAATGTAAGACGATTTATGAAGAATCTCACTTTAAAAGGATATCCTCAGCATTTCTCCATATTTTAAAAGATCAAAGTTCCTTTCCAAGATATGGAATGCTAAATTTGAGGATCCACCTTTCAATAAAATCATAATCAAGGGAAATCTCATCTGCCAAAACAAATTCAATAATTGCACCAATATTATTGAATGAATATCACATGCTTAGTGGGAGCTATCAAAGTGTGGTGGGCTGCCTCTTTTGGTTGAAAATGGAGCTTACCCTCTGGTTCCATTTCATCAAGAAATTgtcttttttcttaaattattgtTGGCTTTGATATAGCATTGCCAAATTTACTAGAGAATCTCTCATGCATCAAAGGAACCGCATAACTATGGCCctcgtttattttttttcttttttctctctcctcgtaacttttaccaattttaaacaaaaaagattAATAAAATTACACATTGGATGCACGGGAGATTCTCTCCAAATTAACCCACCTAAAAGTTGTAGTGAGCTAGGCTGGCAAGCTGGAGAAGAATAATAAAGTTGAATCATTTATTGCTCCTTTGGTCTTGGAATGGTCATCTCATCTCATCTCGTCTCATCCCATCTCGTCTCATCTGTTTATAAATGGGATGCAGCATCACTTTGCTCTTGAGTGGACCACAACTCTTTCTATGATTAGCTTTGTTTCCTCCACCGCTGTTTAACCTAAAACTATGTGATTATTGAAAAGCAAACACTTCATAGGTCACTTATTCTTAATTTATGTACTTTTCTAACGCATCGGTTCCTTTTAAAAACATTGGTCGACGCTTCAATAATTAACGAGTTATTTCTCCTTATTTACAAATTACACTTTATTCCTAGGTTGATACACATATTGAAGCGACCTACATGCAAAGATCACGTATTTTCCATTCCTTAATAAGTATTTCGTTATCTAATCTTGGAGGCAACTGAACTTAATGCATCTGGGAGTCTACATCTATTGggaaattttccttttcttcaagCTATCACCTTATTCGACGAAAACATAACAATTGTGCTTGTGCTAATTTTATTTGGCGATGTTTTCTTCCGCCTCAACAATCTATTTTGGCTTGGGGGGCCTTTTCATGATAAACTTCCTCCCAAGGGTGTACTTCAACGGCGTGGTATTTCTTTGGCGTCCATTTGTTGTTTATGTCATAATTTTGAACAATCTACTGCGCATCTTTTTTTCGGCTGTCAGATATCTAGACAACTTTGGAGGTGGTTAGCATGTCAATTTGGTACCTCTTTGCTTTTTCATATTCTCTTGCTGGTTTTTGGTATGCTTACGTGCATAAGCCTGTTTCGAACAATTGCACATTCTCTTGGGTTTTGCAGGTCTTTCTTCGATTGTTTGTAAAACTCGatataagtttattttttaaggtCACCTAATATATTTTCATCATCTTTGCATGCCTATCAATTCTGGGATTGTTCATGGTGGGAATTTTATTCCTGGTTTTACTCTCAGGGTTTTGACACTTCTATCAATTCTTCTCTGGGGATCAGACCTATCCCTCACAAAGCGCCTATTATTTTTCATGTGCTTTGGTATCATCCTTGGTTTCTTAGGATTGAACTTAATAGATGGTAATCTTAGTCCTATTGCTTGTTGAGGAGTTTTCAGGGATTTCCATGGTCAACTTCTTGGTGGTTTTTGCCCAGGGATTAGTTATCGCAACTCTTTCTTTATAGAATTATCAGAAATTATTATTGGTGTAGAGATTGCATATCAGTGGGGTTGGCATTATCTTTGGTTGGAAAGTGAATTTTCTAGTGTTATTTCTGCTCTCCAATTGACTGATTTTGATTCCACTGACTAAGTGTAACTTcttttttgttatcaataaaattcCACTTATACAGTTGAGattttttgaaggaaaaaaaaaaggaatacgTGGGAGAAATGAGAGATCAAAGGccgaaaatttaataatatttttagtgTTCCTTAGGTTGTTTCCTACAGCGTTGACAAGAAGAAATAAAATGGAATTGATTGGAAAAAAGGTAGCAAAAAAAGCAAGGAACAAGCTCCCATGGGATCTAATTGCCTTCTGTCTTTTACATTGTTTGTTTCCCAATCTCTTATCTCCACAACTGCAGCAGATGAATGAGATACTTCATTCCTGTCATCGCCTTATATATCACTCCCAACTTCCTCCTTGGAAATCACCTGCGCTtattgataaccatttcatttttagtttatatttttttttgttagagatATAAGAGAAATATGCAAGAGAAGCGAGAGACAAAGAAGAGTGGAGTAATTCGGAAGAAATGATCGGTTTTCAGTTTTACCTGGTTTTTGTGAAGCTGGAGTTTTGGCTAGAGATGACTTGAAGAAACCAAAGTGCTGCAGCAATGCAGATTTTCCCTGTAAGAAATCAGAATTTGCAGCACGTTCTTGAGAGAACAGAAGTAGCTAAAAAAACCCGAATTAGGAAAGAATAAAAGAACGAACCTTTATATGTGTTGCAGAAAAACCCTCAGAGTAATCCAATACATTCTGCATTGAAGATTCATCCTTTGGGAAATTAGCACTCAACTTCTTCTGTAAAataagaacacattcatgtaAATACATGGACCCGAAAAACAAAGATATACATTTGTGAAATATGTTTCTATGATATTTTTTTTGCCTTGGAGTAGTTGAGGACTGGGGAGCTAGCAGTGTCATCAAGGTGTTGTTCTCGGCTGCCACTTCCTTTGCTTTTCTTCTTGCCCTTCTTTCCCAACTTGGAACCCCACGAAACCGAAAAGGAAGACCTGTTTTCGTACACGCAGTCTTCATCAAATTCGTGGTAATGTGGAGGTCCAGAAGAAGCATCAGACACCATCGAcagatcttcttcttcttttgtctcCACATAATCAGCAAAACCCCCAGGTTTTTGGAACTGACTTTGAGAAAGATAGGAGGACTCATCTAAGTAACTTGTCCATCCAGATTCACACCCACTATTGCATTGTGATGGTGATATATTCATCTCCACTCTCCTCGACCCGAAACGGACTTTCACACTTAAATTCGAGCCGCTATTTCCAACAGGGTGTTGTTACTGGGGCTCCAAAAAACGAAGAAAGTGTGTATTTTGCAGTAGTGCAATTAGCTACTGCTCTGGCAAtacccctttctttcttttctttttctcaatgttattgttgttgtggttgtctaTATAAATACAAGTTAGAGGGAGGGAGGAAATAAACCAAACAAATATTCAAATCCTATGCTACATTTGTCCTTTGCTCTATCTTTTGGCCTTGTTATTTTATCTCTTTGTGGATGAATCAAATATGCCAGTTGGctgtgtggtggtggtggggtggTGGTCGTGGTGTGGGAGGTGGGGTGGGGTTGGGGGGGGAGGAAGAGAGGAAACAATGGCAATTGGTAAATTGTTGTGGGAAGGCAAgtggttataattttgtgtgcAATTTTAGCAATAAACAGCTTGTTTCCACTTTTTGATCAAAAGAGAGAAGAGATCCATAACATTTGTCTCactatttaccttttttttttcgcttTTTTCCCCCTTATCCTATAAGCCTAAACCTTCCTTCCCAACCACTACTCTATGAAGGTGAAGTGTCGAACAAATAGTTAAAAGTAAATTTAGATAGTGACCACCAAGATTTTGAAAGACGTTAAGCACTAGTCAGTTGGTGGGTTGGGGCCTAACGTTTAAGTAGCTAGGTGTGGCTTATGCAGATTTAGATAAGTTTTttatataatcatataaataagtacttacttatacttaaaaaaaatatataattacattgagatacataaattgtaaaatataatgacctataaattataaattataaagtattagaatataattaaagcatGGAGAACAAGCAGATATGtgtgttcatctaagtattcaacaagtctcttaattacaatttattaaaaaaataaaaagcaaatgaaagttatctattacTATAAGAGTAGTgacctaggcgggtgcctagtcGAGTCTAGGATGGCTAGGCGGACGCCTACATAGATttaggcgccctttcttaatttccaAACGCCTAGGGATTAATCAAAGCAGTGATCAGCCGTCTAATGCCTAGACAACACTAGAggaggatttttagaa encodes the following:
- the LOC137717604 gene encoding WD repeat-containing protein PCN-like; amino-acid sequence: MSEAYRASSVDWKPSPLVALATSVDDSQVAAARQDGSLEIWLVSPGSVGWHCQLTIHGDPESRVSSLIWCRPGSKGFPCGRLFSSSINGSVSQWDLFHLKQKTVLDSIGVSIWQMAVAPCTNETEPKDYPIGNGFLKANSTEGDDSEDDSNSAEINEQSVVENQRVALACDDGCVRIYTITNTDEFVYTKSLPRVSGRVLSVTWSPDAKFIYSGSSDGIIRCWDAKLGHEIYRITVGLGGLGSGPELCVWSLLSLRCGNLVSADSTGSVQFWDSQHGTLLQAHSNHKGDVNALAAVPSHNRVFSAGSDGQVILYKLSSATVGSSDDKSSSEVTKKWIYVGRVKAHTHDVRALTVAVPISREDPLPDEGIKIHRKERRKITPNNINEFSYRKWAHLGVPMLISAGDDTKLIAYPVKEFTQFKPHDICPAPQRLPIQLVLNRTSKESLLLVQASSWVDILLVRTQSGTFSKMAPVSKWGQASTDLLVRVKSKASRKIICSAISNTGVLFAYSDHVKPSLYELKKNKVGKSALTVNKRQLPQKLPFAHSMVFSSDSSRLMIAGHDRRIYVVDVSREELVHRFTPCRDLQDQELPPSEPPITKLFTSSDGQWLAAINCFGDIYVFNLEVQRQHWFISRLNGASVTAGGFSPRNNNVLVITTSSNHVYALDVEERELGNWSRQHTYCLPKKFQEFPGEVIGLSFPPSTSSSSVIVYSARAMCWIDFGKPIDPDDESSGMPNGQNPTSLNLQSSNSIKKILKRKLTDSETESRLTAMKNFDFIWFPSPALFLGHLSNSSLLMIDKPWMEVVKSLDSAPVHKHVYGT
- the LOC137716896 gene encoding protein SOB FIVE-LIKE 5-like; amino-acid sequence: MNISPSQCNSGCESGWTSYLDESSYLSQSQFQKPGGFADYVETKEEEDLSMVSDASSGPPHYHEFDEDCVYENRSSFSVSWGSKLGKKGKKKSKGSGSREQHLDDTASSPVLNYSKKKLSANFPKDESSMQNVLDYSEGFSATHIKGKSALLQHFGFFKSSLAKTPASQKPGDFQGGSWE